In Cutaneotrichosporon cavernicola HIS019 DNA, chromosome: 1, one DNA window encodes the following:
- a CDS encoding uncharacterized protein (Transcription initiation factor IID, 18kD subunit), with amino-acid sequence MSDKPNIPKTLSELPSLNFSLLYLGSRPHGSRQRKVLAPTAPDNMSQPPSQPPSAPTSGPPSGPATPLAATPSASSPVAPANAPAVPPNLLATLSLFFAHQNYNRAMSLRPAVPPVRPSTQDAIAQFQALPPDRQRHVHSTFIASQRMAQQNAHGKPPQPIHPSLGRPGIAPQAVRPKDPSRPVKRLRIDVPDQRPSASTNPLTALISSATERPLTAGNSRPREEPSMRGQMRGEIARLMYACGDVAEPDVDSVDVLEDMTAEFLADLCRPFGATRSNPSVPRQPIPLKAEALRHRLSSHSYLKKYLDRWDDMMYMSQELQQSKRVAQPSNEDLIKAVGKSFLGLDDDQQQQGKKRDDGEKKRGRPPKPPEERKKPGPKKGWKKNLDPNAPPKKRAAPAKKKARAGTGSAAPSPSKIQ; translated from the exons ATGAGCGATAAACCCAATATACCAAAAACACTTTCTGAACTCCCATCCCTT AATTTCTCTCTCCTCTACCTAGGTTCTCGGCCCCACGGTTCCCGGCAACGTAAGGTTCTCGCCCCCACGGCTCCCGACAAC ATGTCGCAGCCCCCGTCGCAACCGCCATCGGCGCCGACTAGTGGACCGCCCAGCGGTCCAGCTACGCCCTTAGCGGCAACACCATCGGCTTCCTCGCCTGTCGCACCAGCGAATGCACCGGCGGTGCCGCCGAACCTGCTCGCAACGCTGTCGTTGTTCTTCGCCCACCAGAACTACAACAGAGCCATGTCCCTGCGGCCGGCTGTCCCGCCTGTGCGCCCGTCGACTCAGGACGCCATAGCCCAGTTTCAAGCTCTGCCGCCAgaccgccagcgccacgTCCATTCGACATTCATTGCGAGCCAGCGCATGGCACAGCAGAACGCGCACGGCAAACCACCCCAGCCGATCCATCCTTCGTTAGGTCGCCCTGGCATAGCCCCGCAGGCAGTCCGCCCGAAGGACCCGTCCCGTCCCGTTAAACGCCTGCGCATCGACGTGCCGGACCAACGACCGTCTGCTTCTACCAACCCTCTCACGGCCCTCATCAGCTCTGCGACTGAACGTCCCCTCACCGCGGGCAACTCGCGTCCACGTGAGGAGCCGAGCATGCGTGGGCAAATGCGAGGCGAGATCGCGCGTCTAATGTACGCTTGTGGCGACGTTGCCGAGCCTGATGTCGACTcggtcgacgtcctcgaggacatgaCCGCCGAGTTCCTCGCCGACTTGTGTCGTCCTTTCGGGGCTACCCGCTCGAACCCAAGCGTGCCCCGCCAGCCCATTCCactcaaggccgaggccctGCGCCATCGCCTTTCGTCACACTCCTACCTCAAGAAGTACCTCGACCGGTGGGACGACATGATGTACATGTCGCAGGAACTGCAACAGTCGAAGCGTGTGGCTCAGCCGTCCAACGAGGACCTTATCAAGGCTGTTGGCAAGTCGTtcctcggtctcgacgacgaccagcagcagcagggcaagaagcgtgacgatggcgagaagaagcgcggTCGACCGCCCAAGCCtcccgaggagcgcaagaagCCTGGGCCAAAGAAGGGATGGAAGAAGAACTTGGACCCGAACGCGCCGCccaagaagcgcgcggctccggccaagaagaaggcgcgcgCTGGCACGGGCTCCGCTGCCCCTAGCCCATCCAAGATCCAATAG
- the rtf2 gene encoding uncharacterized protein (Rtf2 RING-finger) translates to MGADGGSIPDRRDLVKTRGKAATADKAVSRERFFYCALSKKRLAKPVVADPLGKLYNKDAAIEYLLDKSAYGDGEQICPYINGVKDLLTLNAQPNPDEGEGKAPFVCWLSLKEMNGAVPFIALRHCGCVFADGALRAVLPNLAKIGETAEEPSQVACPNCTKTFDPTSSSAVLPIYPTQEVQDVLLTALFAARAVAKANKKRKNGKDKEKKEDKGERATKVAKLKNDRSASGSPAPAAANSSLTSSVRAQLAEQEKKRLAAQAGMSDAVKAMFHNGDTGKKGDVADFFGRTYNRYATS, encoded by the exons ATGGGCGCCGACGGTGGAAGCATCCCAGACCgacgcgacctcgtcaagacGCGTGGCAAGGCCGCCACGGCCGACAAAGCTGTTTCGCGCGAGCGTTTCTTCTACTGTGCCCTCAGCAAG aaACGGCTGGCCAAGCCAGTAGTCGCCGACCCTCTTGGCAAGCTGTACAACAAGGACGCGGCGATCGAgtacctcctcgacaagaGTGCTTACGGCGACGGCGAACAGATCTGCCCGTACATCAATGGTGTCAAG GATCTTCTCACGTTGAATGCGCAGCCGAATCcggacgagggcgagggcaaggcgcCCTTCGTGTGCTGGTTgtcgctcaaggagatgaACGGCGCTGTGCCCTTCATTGCTCTCCGGCACTGCGGCTGCGTGTtcgccgacggcgcgctgcgcgccgttctccccaacctcgccaagatTGGTGAGACGGCTGAGGAACCCTCCCAAGTCGCCTGCCCAAACTGCACGAAGACTTTCGACcccacctcgtcatcaGCCGTGCTTCCGATCTATCCCACGCAGGAGGTGCAGGACGTGCTCCTCACGGCGCTATTTgcagcgcgcgccgtcgccaaggccaacaAGAAACGCAAGAatggcaaggacaaggagaagaaggaggacaagggGGAACGCGCAACAAAagtcgccaagctcaagaatGATCGTTCGGCATCCGGCTCACCCGCGCCAGCGGCTGCCAACTCGTCCCTCACATCGAGTGTGCGCGCCCAGCTTGCCGAGCAAGAGAAGAAGCGGttggcggcgcaggcggggatgagcgacgccgtcaaggccatGTTCCACAACGGTGATAcgggcaagaagggcgacGTTGCGGATTTCTTTGGACGCACGTACAACCGCTACGCGACGTCTTAG
- the MDM34 gene encoding uncharacterized protein (Component of the ERMES MDM complex, which serves as a molecular tether to connect the endoplasmic reticulum and mitochondria. Components of this complex are involved in the control of mitochondrial shape and protein biogenesis and may function in phospholipid exchange. MDM34 is required for the interaction of the ER-resident membrane protein MMM1 and the outer mitochondrial membrane-resident beta-barrel protein MDM10), whose product MSFCFPSWDNAFSPSFYDDAKAMLETALNKGNKPPVIQGRIEVVDLNMGSQPPTLTLLEIGDLSLDRFRGILRLGYQGDAWITVRCLVQANPLSHNPNLIPSSTLPISTPLLASQPLLVPMTLRLSKLHLRAILILVVSKTKGITLVFKNDPLQNVDVSSTFDSVEVIRGYLQQEIEGQLREMFREDLPGIIHRLSQRWFTGSGGTVETPYRDGPEPVTPANRPQYDSDDEEPHLSRDSFAPASATPTPRRRALHRPSTGSFKPSPPPLGESPTGYTVFPDIEHYDPTYGLRPEGLPTHSGYEALGRVWQRARTTGRGLSSLMDSSFDEGLEPEDDFEDIDVVDDIVRSPMQVSPNTSRRSSASVASPDDDSTITWELFPAVGGGVVTRPRVFHAQSRIRAPSESGFGGAMPSPSGGTGSVTARASSVGGTSTVGSLRDGGRVFSHPPLMRTVTNVSDARSHAQSLSTALRAASPSPSPLGGRPGSPLRANGPRHGRGNSLSRSAASFPSFPLPDTPPRRTVSHEPKPRSAVPSRLRERAPSLSGPRITLPLNNSVSQLATLSLSANTLSPYARAHEHIAVRSFPHLGRSTPVEDMEGNGGHGPVKGRRKRIFRVGGSAPVSRRASVDETEADDTPPLEFASSSSGSARRVPLSLSNKSASVRTLPMTAYPFPKIPE is encoded by the exons ATGTCGTTCTGCTTTCCGTCATGGGACAACGcgttctcgccgtcgttcTACGATGACGCAAAGGCGATGCTCGAGACGGCGCTCAACAAGGGAAACAAGCCGCCTGTTATCCAGGGGCgcatcgaggtcgtcgacctcaacaTGGGCTCGCAG cccccGACTCTCACGCTGTTGGAGATCGGAGACCTCTCGCTCGACCGTTTTCGCGGAATTCTGCGCCTTGGGTACCAGGGCGACGCGTGGATCACCGTCCGCTGCCTTGTGCAGGCCAACCCACTGTCGCACAACCccaacctcatccccaGCTCCACCCTGCCCATCTCGACTCCACTCCTCGCCTCCCAGCCGCTCCTCGTGCCAATGACGCTGCGCCTGAGCAAGCTGCATCTGCGCGCGATCCTCAttctcgtcgtctccaAGACCAAGGGCATCACGCTCGTGTTCAAGAACGACCCCCTGCAGAACGTTGAcgtctcctccacctttGACTcggtcgaggtcatccGTGGATATCTCCAGCAGGAGATTGAGGGGCAGCTGCGCGAGATGTTCCGCGAGGACCTGCCGGGAATCATCCACCGCCTCTCACAGCGCTGGTTCACTGGTTCAGGCGGCACAGTCGAGACGCCGTACCGCGACGGGCCAGAACCCGTGACACCCGCAAACAGGCCACAGtacgacagcgacgacgaggagcccCACCTTAGTCGCGATTCGTTCGCGCCGGCCTCTGCCACGCCGACCCCACGGAGGAGAGCGCTGCACCGCCCGAGTACGGGGTCGTTCAAGCCgtccccaccaccgctcGGCGAGTCGCCCACTGGGTACACTGTGTTCCCGGACATTGAGCACTACGACCCGACCTACGGCCTGAGGCCAGAAGGCTTGCCGACGCATTCGGGATACGAGGCACTGGGACGCGTGTGGCAGCGGGCGCGGACCACCGGCCGCGGTCTGAGCAGTCTGATGGACTCGAGCTTCGACGAGGGTCTGGAGCCAGAAGATGATTTCGAGGACattgacgtcgtcgacgacatcgTGCGCTCCCCAATGCAGGTATCGCCCAACACCTCGCGGCGATCGAGCGCGTCCGTCGCCAgccccgacgacgactcaACGATCACATGGGAGCTCTTCCCcgcggtcggcggcggcgtcgtcacCCGCCCACGCGTGTTTCACGCGCAGAGCCGGATCCGTGCCCCTAGCGAGAgcggcttcggcggcgCCATGCCGTCCCCCTCTGGCGGGACTGGAAGTGTTACAGCGCGCGCCTCCAGCGTGGGCGGCACTTCGACGGTGGGCAGCTTGCGCGATGGCGGTCGTGTTTTCTCCCATCCGCCTCTTATGCGGACGGTCACGAACGTGAGCGATGCGCGATCACACGCGCAATCGCTGAGTACGGCTTTGCGGGCTgcatccccctccccgtccccaTTAGGCGGGCGACCAGGCTCGCCGCTGCGCGCCAACGGCCCACGACACGGAAGAGGCAACTCACTCTCAcgctccgccgcctccttcccctccttcccatTACCTGACACCCCTCCACGCCGGACAGTAAGCCACGAGCCCAAACCCCGTTCGGCTGTACCTTCTCGCCTACGCGAGCGCGCTCCCAGCCTCTCTGGTCCCCGCATCACCCTCCCCCTAAACAACAGTGTGAGCCAGCTCGCAACCCTCAGCCTGTCAGCCAACACGCTATCCCCCTACGCGCGTGCACACGAGCACATTGCCGTCCGCTCCTTTCCGCACCTCGGGCGCTCGACCCCagtcgaggacatggaggGCAATGGTGGCCACGGGCCGGTCAAGGGGCGCCGCAAACGTATTTTCCGCGTTGGTGGGAGTGCGCCCGTATCCCGACGGGCGAGTGtcgacgagaccgaggcGGACGATACGCCCCCACTAGAGTTTGCCTCTTCCAGTTCGGGGAGTGCACGGCGCGTCCCATTGAGCTTGAGCAATAAAAGCGCAAGTGTGCGGACCTTGCCGATGACCGCGTACCCGTTTCCCAAGATTCCCGAGTAA